CCCGCACAATTCAGCCGTGAAATAATCCCGTTGACCGCAGCAGGAACGTGTCCTGACATTTCTTTCAGATTTGGTTCCATTTTTAACGGTCAGGTTTCCAGAAAAGTCTGCATGTCGTCCCCCGCGATGTCCCAGAGAATGGTTTGGGTCGACCTGGAGGTaaattgaaggttttttttatccgcctcgtgtctgtttgttgacGCTAGCTAACGGTACATCAAGATAACCACGGGTAGCTAAGCTAACATGTAACTCTTGACGAAACGTTTACATAAGTcaagtgtaaatgtaaatttaatgAGCCAGAAACAGCACCGCAGCCACAGGCCGTCTAGTTTGTCAAGATAGCGTGTCAATATACgcagatttggaaaaaaaaaaaaaggatactGCAATGCTGACACATGTTCCATCAGCTGTTCACTTTCATAGTGAACAGTCTAAATGTCACATTATGTCACACTAGTGTGTGACAGCGGTTGGTAGAAACTGTTGTAACAGGTGTCCACTTACTGGCAGCTTATGACTGCCTGTCATTGACGTGATGGTATATAAACAATGACAGGTTGGAGTCAGGGTGTGTGTGATAAACAGGCACTAAGCTAACACTATGCACTTTCTTTATACATTGTTTCATGACAGCTCatgtcaaattctgtgaaacTGACACCACAATGCAGTTAATAAATACATCATTCTTGCTCCTTGCCTTTTGAGGGGTATGTTATATTCTTCAGTTAGAAATAGTGATGCATCAGTTACTGTGGAATAACTATAGGTATTTTGGACAACGATAATGAACGGGATCACCAGTTACTCTGTGATTCCCATCCCTATTCAGAGGCGGTCTGGGCTGAATTCAACCATATTCTTTTAGACTTGTGTCCTCCTTACATGTGTCCCAGGCCACATTAAAGGGCCGCCTACTCAACGCCCTCTGCCACACAAGAAACCACAGTGGCAGGCCTCCCTTTCCATGTCGTTTACTCTGATACAAAGTACTTTTATTGATGGTgaacatcacatttttacatttagtaGTAAACTGTAACCAATAGTGGTTACTGATGGATGCTAATAACAGGTTTGAAAAGTGcctatatttgttttttttagatgacaGGTCTGGACATTGAGAAGGATCAAATCATCGAAATGGCGTGCATTATCACAGACTCTGACCTGAACATTTTGGCTGAGGTAATATCAACATCGTTGGACTGCCTTTTGTCTTTCTAAAATCTTGTAAATTACACTAATTTGTTCTTGGTTCGCAGGGACCCAACTTGATAATTAATCAGCCAGATGAGCTGCTGGAAGGGATGTCAGAGTGGTGTAAAGAACATCATGGAAAGGTGAGTAGTCTAACTAAAACAGTTAGAGACTCTCATTGGGTTTCAACCATCCTGTAAATTCTGGCCACACCCCGGACAGTGCTGGAAAAAGTATTCTGCCAGAGACCACTGATGGGAAACACTTGACAGTTGaacagtcagtttgttttgcaGTGCTAATACACAGTCCCCCAGTGTTACCGCTTGGAAGGAGTTATATCAGCAGAGGTGTCACACACGTGAAAATAGATTTTTCCCATGATGGGGGGTCATGCCCCCCCAGGGACTTCCACATATAGGCCTTGACAAATTAACTATAATCTTATATCTGATGTCTATCAGCTACTATATGATCATTTACATCCACTGGGTGTGGCTAGCCAGTTGTCAGTTCTTCTTAATTATTCTTAACTAGAATGACTTGCATTGATTGTGCCCCCTGCAGGCAGTAGGCCTCTCCCTACTCTCCTCCTTTTCATCCTTCAAAGGTATGCTCAGGGAAATGTGAATTATGCAAGAATGTTTGTCCATCCCATTTAAGAGTTTGCCTTCCTGCTAACCCCTGCCAGTGCATTCAAGATTAAGGTTGTCACAGAGTCAGAAACACAGCTTCTGATTGGTAAACATCATGGACCACTAACAATGAAACTTGGTTAGTAAGAGCAATAACTGTtaagtaaacaaataatcaaGGAAGACATACATTTCTTCAGTTATTTCAGATTTATCATTTTGGATTTTTATATAAAGACACTACATTACAAAGCTTCTGAAAGGGATACAGTCACATAAGAGCCCTCGTTATAAGATCACTTCAATAAATGTCCAGTATGTCATATATTTCACCCCAActctgttcagctgtggaaGGTGTTTCTTCTCCAGAGGCTCTTTTTATGGGGTGCAGATGAACACACTATGATGTCCCTGTTGGTGCAGATATCCTTTGTCATCTGAGGGGATGTAGATCTTGTAGTTTAAGACATGCACCATGAAGTCCCTCTGACTGATTCACGGAGATAAACGACAACAAAACACGGCAGAGATGGTCAGAAGAGTTTTCTAAATCCACATTAATCCTTGGACAGGGTGGCTGTAAATGATCTCGAATTATACTGTGTGTTCAACCTCACTAACAAtttattaatcaataatgacatGTAGTCCAGTGTCTGAAAAttatctctgaaacacacactctggCACAGACAGTAAGTATCTGGAAGTGCTGCTGCGGGCTAACAGTAAACTAGCTGTGCCCGCATATTTTaaagtgttctgtgtgtgtgtgtgtgtgtgtgtgtgtgtgtgtgtgtgtgtgtgtgtgtgtgtgtgtttcaacagAAGAGAGGCAGCAACACAATGATAACAACTTACACCTACATGTGAAGTGAAGTTTTTGTTAGAGCTTTTCAAGACTATGGGATTTAATAATCAAACCCAGGGGTCCACTTAATACCAGGGGTTATCcattcctgtttgtgtgaatgGCGCGAGTGTGTGGTGGAACATATTGCTTTACATTTCAGCGTTCGTGTTAACAAGTTAGAGCGGAAACACAGCTGGCAGCACAGCTTACCCACGTcatgtgaggctgcagcagtttCTCATTTAGAGATTTGGAGTCTCACCGATTTCTTGTCAGCCTTTGTTCTCTGCAAAACTAGACCTGAAAACAACCTGTAAACATTCCTATCAACATACCAGCATGTcactacagttttaatgtctatctgtagaatatgtcacagacatgaagagaatacgCACAACAGGTGAGGGATGGAACTTTTTATGTgcattctctttttttactttctatCTCTCGCTCTTTCAGTGGGGTAAATGAGAGTCACATCATTATATTCATTGATAAATATCAAAGGCAAAGTCTATGTAAACAGATGAGGGAAGCAGGAGCCACGCTGCACTAGCAGCGCTGCCTGTGGCTTTGTTTGCAGTGTTGGTAAAGGTCAAGAATATTGCAGGATTGAAAGAGATCAGTGGCAGCTCTACCTTGAGGGACAGACGATGACAGATTTGTCAACTGCTTCTAACGCTCTTTGTTGGGATATGCAGTCGCACATGTAACTTCATAGACCTGCGTCCGATGGAAACCAGGGGGTGATATCCTGAATTTTTCCAATTCAAGTATCAAAGTGTTTAGAGATGTATTTGGCCAATGTCTTTTTGTCTCAGTCAGGACTGACCCAGGCTGTACGGGATAGTAAAATAACCCTGGAACAAGCAGAATATGAGTTCCTGTCCTTCATCAGACAGCACACCCCACCTGGACAGTGTCCCCTCGCTGGTGAGTTAATTTTTGGGACCAGTAGCACTGTGATCCAGCTCCCAAATTGATGTGCTTTTATTCCTCTTTCTACAGGTAACTCCGTGCATGCAGACAAGAGGTTTCTGGACAAGTTCATGCCACAGTTTATGTATCACCTTCACTACAGAATCATTGATGTCAGCACCATCAAGGAGCTTTGCAGGCTAGTGTTTGTATGACTGTGGAGTGTCTGAGACTATGTGCGCTTGCACAAAGTTGTGGAAACGTTCTCAGCTTCGACATTCTGTGTAATGAAGCCTTTTTTCTATGAGGGCTGTGTTTTGTTCCAATGAtcagtgtcagaaaatgttctAAATTTCCACATCTCTTGCATTTCCTCTGTACACTAGAGGTAGAGCCCTGATATGGAAAAAGAAACCCTAAACacaacatattgtttttttcccttctcttttGAGCTGTATACACACCTTACTTGCTCATCTCATCAAAGCCTTGTTATTAATACAAGCACCACTAATGATCCATTCTTCCGGTTTGCATTTCAAAGGCCCTGTTTTTAATATTGCATAGCTGAGCAAGTTTTAGTAAATCAGAGATTAAAATAATTCTATTTTGCAGAgcaattcagaaaaaaaaatcttacaaatTCTCAATTTCTACACTTTCAGGCGGTGGTTTCCAGATGAATACAATATGGCGCCTCACAAGAAAGCAACCCACAggtaaaagataaaagaaatcaTAAAAGAAACCTAGACCAAGTGAGCCGTTGAGCGAGAGAAATAGGGAGAGAGTGGCTGTGCACAGAGCAGATGGAAAAGTTTGCAGTGAGGTTGTCTGGTGGCTGTAAATGTACAGTGTAGGTTATAGATCCTTAGTTTTGAAGCACCCTGTACAGGTGGAGGTCCATGCTAATAAACCCAGCTATGGTATCACTTGAAACTCTCAGGGACGAGAAAGGAAGCTTTGCTTTAAACATTGCATTCACTGCTGCAGGTTGACTTACAATTTCAGCATTGTGTTGTTTAGCGGTGTACTTTTACCGGAAAATTCTTATATAGTGCATCTTCCttatcagttttgtttgtaCTATTAAAAATGTGGCTGGGACATATCAAAAAGTAACATTCTACACATTGCTGTCCACCATTATGCCATGGTAAACCTCCTCTTCTTCCGCAAATTAACTTCAGTTCAAGTTTCCCTCACTCATGTGATAAGCTACACCATGAGGAGCCGGGTAGAAGTGACACTGGGAGTCAAATTGGCTGGGAAATATTTGCTGAATGCCTTGTCTTTTTAATTAAGATATCCATATTTGAtgcaagcagaaaaaaaaatcggatCATATGAGGAAGGATGATGATATATTGCCATGTCGATATTTTGTCAAGTAGGTCTGTAACCCAATCGATGCTTATGTTTGTGAAATCgtttttcagatttgtttttgcttcaaaaTAAGTAATTAACTCTCATCTCATCtgatttttctgtcacattGACATGCTCTCTGAGCTTAGTAAATACTATTGATGCAACCAAAAGAACTGATGCCAAAAGCTGTGGAAATTAAATTGAGTTTTAATTCCAGACTTTCATTTAAGATTTAAGGTCTTTGCTCAGGTTCAGAAGAATATGCATAGAACAAGAACTGTGATAAattgtttttctccctcagagCCTTGGACGACATCTGTGAGAGTATTAAAGAGCTGCAGTACTACAGAGCCACTGTCTTCAAATCCTCAACAGACAACAAGAAGAGCACGATTGTAGAGAATGGAGGCAGCAGCAATAGTTAGCACACCAGTGACTCTTTCGAGCCGTCAGAGTTTTGGTGCCACATTTCCTGAAGAAAGCCGTTTCAGCATTCAATGTGATTATCATTTTCACTGCTTTTAGTTTCTGTTCCTATTTAGCTGGCCAGTGATcctttattttagtgtttttcaaaAGTTAAAAGTAGAGGTTTCATCAAAGGGAGCAAGACCGGTGTAACAATTTATTCAAGTgtaaaacaggaacatttgaaaatgatctTTGGTCCTTTgcagttttgtatttatttagacATCTTGGTCTAGGATTGACtgtcattttcctgtttttagaATAAAACCAAATAAACTATTGTGCCTGAGGAAATGATCCAGTCCACCTGTGTCACCTTTATCAACCAAATACCTCACATATTATAGTTTCAGGTAGGAGGGATGGACAATGTGGCCAAAAATGATGTtgcaatattttgaaatattcaatCTTTTCTGATCTGATTTTAGCTAACCATGTTTCAATACACTTCCAACTAGTTATCTTGCAATATATTCT
This sequence is a window from Acanthopagrus latus isolate v.2019 chromosome 13, fAcaLat1.1, whole genome shotgun sequence. Protein-coding genes within it:
- the smfn gene encoding small fragment nuclease, with translation MPVCLRTSAAVLVNGPLKFLCRSRRPVQRSSQAAYHSHHIRVLPKPAQFSREIIPLTAAGTCPDISFRFGSIFNGQVSRKVCMSSPAMSQRMVWVDLEMTGLDIEKDQIIEMACIITDSDLNILAEGPNLIINQPDELLEGMSEWCKEHHGKSGLTQAVRDSKITLEQAEYEFLSFIRQHTPPGQCPLAGNSVHADKRFLDKFMPQFMYHLHYRIIDVSTIKELCRRWFPDEYNMAPHKKATHRALDDICESIKELQYYRATVFKSSTDNKKSTIVENGGSSNS